The sequence GCAAGAGCGCAGATTTGTTCAGCAGATCCAGTTGTTCCGGTATCATGCCGTACGCACCCCCAATCTGCACGGAGTATTTGGCAACGCGCATGGAGTGACCTGCTGTGTAAGGGTCACGAGCGTCGAGGGCTGCGGCGAGGGTGGCGAAGTAGGACTCCAACAGTTGTGTATTGTGTTCGTCACGGATGCGCAAGTCGGTCACCATGCGGTTGAAGCCGGTGATCAGCCGTGAGAATTCGTCAGAGTACAAGTCGGACGCTTGCACGGTAAACCGACCGCGCTGGACTTGGCGCATCATCTCTTGCAACTCTTCGACCGGTTGCTGAACGGCTCGTGCCATCAGCACCGCACTTGCCCCCGAGAAGGCCACACCGAGCAAGAGAACGAGGAGTGCCCATTGCCAGTACCCGTCGAACAGATTCGACGTCTCCGCCAATCGGATGTTGGTAGCAAGACCAAACAACATCGTCGGAATCGTCCCGATCAACAGCGCCGAGAGCGTATACTTGCGGCGGGTGGAGACGAGCACTTCCCCGTTGAGCGAGAGGTCGAGCGAGAACTCCTGCAAACTCCATGTGCGCAAGTAGGAGAGCATCGGACGAATCGCTTCGGTCGTCAAGTAGAACTCGATCATCGCATGCATCAGCGAGACGAGCACACAGCCCAGACTCGCCAACCAGATCATGCGGTACGGCAGATGCAACCACCCGTAGGAGATGGAAGCCACCGAGAGGACAACTCCCGGGATCGTGAAGCCGAGCATATGCGGACCGAGCGTCCGCTTGACGGTGAGCAACGGCATGCTGTGCAAACGAAGGTACGCCTGCTCGACATCTTGCACCGAACGGGATTGCCGCAGGAAAACATGGCGAATCGGCGCAATCTGGCGGAGGAACCAGAATCCCTCCACCGTAAACATACACGCAAGGGAAATCGCGAGGATGACCACCATGGTCAACATGTCTCTCTCTTGCAATTCCAAGGTGGAAAACATA comes from Tumebacillus amylolyticus and encodes:
- a CDS encoding HD-GYP domain-containing protein, whose protein sequence is MSIYQRFLRTLVRNYFLGSMVAVFGIGGLYMFSTLELQERDMLTMVVILAISLACMFTVEGFWFLRQIAPIRHVFLRQSRSVQDVEQAYLRLHSMPLLTVKRTLGPHMLGFTIPGVVLSVASISYGWLHLPYRMIWLASLGCVLVSLMHAMIEFYLTTEAIRPMLSYLRTWSLQEFSLDLSLNGEVLVSTRRKYTLSALLIGTIPTMLFGLATNIRLAETSNLFDGYWQWALLVLLLGVAFSGASAVLMARAVQQPVEELQEMMRQVQRGRFTVQASDLYSDEFSRLITGFNRMVTDLRIRDEHNTQLLESYFATLAAALDARDPYTAGHSMRVAKYSVQIGGAYGMIPEQLDLLNKSALLHDIGKIGIRDNVLLKEGKLTDEEFAQIKLHPVLGEAILLQIQPVEAMAPLLPGVRSHHERYDGRGYPDGLAGLEIPLFGRIMAVADAFDAMTSDRPYRKGMPVEKALAILADGKGTQWDPEFAQMFIDLQQQRESQEDEKTSLGTVV